In Actinomycetota bacterium, the genomic window CCTACTTGGGAAGGTTTCGCATCCCCCTTAACGAAGTCGTACATCTTCTCTACCTCTTCTGTCTGGGTATTCCAGGCTACAGAACAAGGCTTTACCTTTCCCACAACCTCTCCACCACCCACAGAGCTTTTAGGCTCTTCAGGGAAGCCATCTATGACGCTTCTCTCACCGAAATGGAGGCCCTCTCTGGAGAACTTGAGCTTGACGAGTCCCTCTTTGGCGGGAAAAGAAAGGGCAAAAGAGGCTGGGGAGCTGAGGGAAAGAAGCTGGTCTTCGGGATGTATCAGAGAAATGGGAAAGTCATCACCTTCCCCGTTCCCAACCGAAGAAGGTCCACCCTCATACCCCTCATTCTGGAACACACCAGAAGGGGTAGTATCTACTACACTGACGACTTTAAAGGATATGGGGTTCTCTCCTTTCGAGGGAGACATCACAGGGTCTTGCACGGCAA contains:
- a CDS encoding IS1595 family transposase, coding for MLDNQTISLANSLPKSRRFFVKLRWGGRRVCPKCGERKLWRSNQRFRCSHCRYPFTDFTGTYLGRFRIPLNEVVHLLYLFCLGIPGYRTRLYLSHNLSTTHRAFRLFREAIYDASLTEMEALSGELELDESLFGGKRKGKRGWGAEGKKLVFGMYQRNGKVITFPVPNRRRSTLIPLILEHTRRGSIYYTDDFKGYGVLSFRGRHHRVLHGKEEYVSGRTHINGIEGFFSYAKTWLYHYRGVPSQYFHLYLKETEFRFNHRDEDLFAFIAQLLVKPVPDV